From the Rhodothermales bacterium genome, one window contains:
- a CDS encoding DUF1501 domain-containing protein, translated as MDNPLLSTFENLHSRRAFLGRAAQGLGRMALGAMLFPELMGAADALGLPGAGPALQAPHFAPRAKQVIYLFQSGGPSHVDLFDYKPVMRDLHAKELPASIRGDQRLTGMTSGQSAYPVVSPMWNMTASGRHRTWISDLLPHTQTIADEICIVKSMYTEAINHDPAITFINTGNQQIGHASLGAWLSYGLGNINQNLPAYIVLLSQGTGKNPGQPIYHRLWGNGYLPSSHQGVLLRPGANPVLYLQNPGGVSATQRRRLLDDLAELNQHHADDVGDPEIHARINAYEMAYRMQTSVPDLTDLSDEPESTFDLYGPEARKPGSYAANCLLARRLIERGVRFVQLFHRGWDQHIAIQKQLPAQCRDVDQASAALVKDLKQRGLLDETLVVWGGEFGRTIYSQGTLGNQNSGRDHHGRCFSVWMAGGGIQPGMEYGVTDDFAYNILDNPVHIRDLNATILHCLGIDHERLTYKFRGLDQKLTGVEEAHVVRGILA; from the coding sequence ATGGACAATCCGCTCCTCTCCACGTTTGAAAACCTGCACTCCCGCCGCGCTTTCCTCGGGCGCGCCGCGCAGGGGCTCGGCCGGATGGCGCTCGGGGCGATGTTGTTTCCCGAATTGATGGGCGCGGCGGATGCCCTCGGATTGCCCGGCGCCGGCCCCGCGCTCCAGGCGCCGCACTTCGCGCCGCGGGCCAAGCAGGTGATCTACCTGTTCCAGTCGGGCGGCCCGTCGCACGTCGACCTGTTCGACTACAAGCCCGTCATGCGCGACCTGCACGCGAAGGAATTGCCGGCGTCCATCCGGGGCGACCAGCGGCTCACCGGCATGACCTCCGGACAGAGCGCCTACCCGGTCGTCTCCCCGATGTGGAACATGACGGCCAGCGGAAGGCACCGGACCTGGATCAGCGATCTCCTGCCCCACACCCAGACGATCGCGGACGAGATCTGCATCGTGAAGTCGATGTACACCGAGGCGATCAACCACGACCCCGCCATCACGTTCATCAACACCGGCAACCAGCAGATCGGCCACGCCAGCCTCGGCGCGTGGCTGAGTTACGGGCTCGGGAATATCAACCAGAACCTGCCGGCGTATATCGTGCTGCTCTCCCAGGGCACCGGCAAAAACCCCGGCCAGCCGATCTACCATCGCCTCTGGGGCAACGGCTACCTCCCGTCGAGCCATCAGGGCGTGCTCTTGCGGCCAGGAGCCAATCCCGTCCTCTACCTCCAGAACCCGGGCGGCGTGAGCGCGACGCAGCGCCGGCGCCTGCTCGACGACCTCGCCGAACTCAACCAGCACCACGCGGACGACGTCGGCGACCCCGAGATCCACGCGCGGATCAACGCCTACGAGATGGCCTATCGGATGCAGACCTCCGTGCCCGATCTCACCGACCTGTCGGACGAACCCGAGTCGACGTTCGACCTCTACGGGCCGGAGGCCCGAAAACCCGGCAGTTACGCGGCGAACTGCCTGCTCGCGCGCCGGCTCATCGAACGCGGCGTCCGCTTCGTCCAGCTCTTCCACCGCGGCTGGGACCAGCACATCGCCATCCAGAAACAGCTCCCGGCGCAGTGCCGCGACGTCGACCAGGCCTCGGCGGCGCTCGTCAAGGACCTCAAACAGCGCGGCCTGCTCGATGAGACGCTCGTCGTCTGGGGCGGCGAGTTCGGGCGGACCATCTACAGCCAGGGTACCCTCGGCAACCAGAACTCGGGCCGCGACCACCATGGGCGCTGCTTCAGCGTCTGGATGGCCGGGGGCGGCATCCAGCCCGGCATGGAATACGGCGTCACCGACGACTTCGCCTACAACATCCTCGACAACCCGGTCCATATCCGCGACCTGAACGCCACGATCCTCCACTGCCTCGGCATCGACCACGAACGCCTCACCTACAAATTCAGGGGGCTCGACCAGAAGCTCACCGGGGTGGAAGAGGCGCATGTCGTCCGGGGTATCCTGGCCTAG
- a CDS encoding DUF6314 family protein: MIYSPEMHASHDEPGPDFWRHLLAARASRVETRTGDVGLCIGEAVIRVEAMASPCAVETIERGVWTSGPLAGIAFSTAYRWVWDAGSGHLHLSHLRFGADRPLFLVTLVRRKTNDWRTVAPHRCGADVYEAAITSSPAGFSLRWRVQGPVKDQQLTTRYRSG; this comes from the coding sequence GTGATCTATTCCCCTGAAATGCACGCTTCGCACGACGAACCCGGGCCCGACTTCTGGCGCCATCTGCTGGCCGCGCGCGCGTCGCGTGTCGAGACGCGCACGGGTGACGTCGGCCTGTGCATCGGGGAAGCCGTGATTCGCGTCGAGGCGATGGCCTCGCCCTGCGCGGTGGAGACGATCGAACGCGGGGTCTGGACAAGCGGTCCGCTGGCCGGCATCGCCTTTTCAACCGCCTATCGATGGGTCTGGGACGCCGGCAGCGGGCACCTCCACCTCTCCCATCTTCGTTTTGGAGCGGACCGACCTCTCTTTCTGGTGACGCTGGTGCGACGCAAGACGAACGACTGGCGCACCGTGGCGCCGCATCGCTGCGGGGCGGACGTGTATGAGGCCGCGATCACGTCGTCGCCGGCCGGCTTCTCGCTCCGCTGGCGGGTTCAGGGGCCGGTCAAGGACCAGCAGCTGACGACCCGCTACCGGAGCGGCTGA
- a CDS encoding FAD-dependent oxidoreductase: protein MPYTHDVIVIGGGAAGLTSSGIAANFGAKTMMIERHKLGGDCTWTGCVPSKAILKAAKVAHYMREAAAYGITDQPVDIDFAKVIGRVRHIREEVYEDADSPKIFERMGIDVRTGQAAFVDAHTIELTHAGGSDRFSARYIVIAAGASAFVPPIEGLGDVPYLTNESLFEIDAMPRRFAIVGGGPIGTEMSQAFARLGAQVTVIDRGGQIMSKDDPELAGLLQQQLSKEGVAYVMNAAVKKVYRKDGAIAIEAESGGQTRIIEADGLLLATGRAANVDGLNLEAAGVDYTKRGIPVNESGRTNVKHIYAIGDIAGRYQFTHMSEHMAKVAMTRMLLKVPMKFDMKHVPWVTFTEPELGHVGATQEELKKKGIAYEEYRFPYTKVDRAVTESEPNGLIKVYAKAFNGKILGADILGVSAGELISEYAVAMRNGISLRQLADTIHPYPTYALGARRAADQWYVRKQSAGFVKLLQFLFRYKGQVNAYQPGTVV, encoded by the coding sequence ATGCCCTACACCCACGACGTAATCGTAATCGGCGGCGGCGCAGCCGGCCTCACCTCCTCCGGCATCGCCGCCAACTTCGGCGCCAAAACCATGATGATCGAGCGGCACAAACTGGGGGGCGACTGCACCTGGACCGGCTGCGTGCCCAGCAAGGCGATCCTGAAAGCGGCCAAGGTGGCGCATTACATGCGGGAAGCAGCGGCCTACGGGATCACCGACCAGCCGGTCGACATCGATTTCGCGAAAGTCATCGGCCGTGTCCGCCATATTCGCGAGGAGGTGTACGAAGATGCCGATAGCCCCAAAATCTTCGAGCGGATGGGGATCGACGTGCGGACGGGGCAGGCGGCCTTTGTGGATGCCCATACGATCGAACTGACGCACGCCGGCGGATCCGACCGGTTCAGCGCCCGCTACATCGTCATCGCCGCCGGCGCGAGCGCGTTCGTCCCGCCCATCGAAGGACTCGGCGACGTCCCCTATCTCACCAACGAGTCGCTGTTCGAAATCGACGCGATGCCGCGGCGCTTCGCCATCGTCGGCGGCGGCCCCATCGGCACGGAGATGTCCCAGGCGTTCGCCCGGCTCGGCGCGCAGGTCACCGTGATCGACCGCGGCGGCCAGATTATGAGCAAGGACGACCCGGAGCTGGCCGGCCTGCTGCAGCAGCAGCTGAGCAAGGAGGGCGTCGCGTACGTGATGAACGCCGCCGTAAAAAAGGTGTACCGCAAGGACGGCGCGATCGCCATCGAGGCCGAATCGGGCGGGCAGACCCGGATCATCGAGGCGGACGGCCTCCTGCTCGCCACCGGCCGCGCGGCGAACGTGGACGGGCTCAACCTCGAGGCGGCCGGCGTCGACTACACGAAACGCGGCATCCCGGTCAATGAGAGCGGCCGCACGAACGTGAAGCACATCTACGCGATCGGCGATATCGCCGGCCGGTACCAGTTCACGCACATGAGCGAGCATATGGCCAAGGTGGCGATGACGCGCATGCTCCTCAAGGTGCCGATGAAGTTCGACATGAAACACGTCCCCTGGGTCACGTTCACGGAACCCGAACTCGGCCATGTCGGCGCGACGCAGGAGGAACTCAAGAAAAAAGGGATCGCCTACGAGGAGTACCGCTTCCCCTACACGAAAGTGGACCGCGCCGTCACCGAAAGCGAGCCGAACGGGCTGATCAAGGTGTATGCGAAGGCCTTCAACGGCAAGATCCTGGGCGCGGATATCCTGGGCGTCAGCGCCGGCGAACTGATCAGCGAATACGCCGTCGCCATGCGCAACGGCATCTCGCTACGGCAGCTCGCCGACACCATCCATCCCTACCCCACCTACGCCCTCGGAGCCCGGCGGGCGGCCGACCAGTGGTACGTCCGCAAACAATCCGCCGGCTTCGTCAAACTGCTCCAGTTCCTGTTCCGCTACAAAGGCCAGGTGAACGCCTACCAGCCGGGCACGGTCGTTTGA
- a CDS encoding SDR family NAD(P)-dependent oxidoreductase, with protein sequence MNLNDKVAIVTGASSGLGDHFSRALIERGAIVYGLARSEDKLKRLHDALGDRFHPIVCDVREEDQVQTAVGHVIEEEGRVDVLVNNAGLGQFGPVASQTLSQWDLQMETNLRGVFLCTRAVLPAMKKQNEASGFGGHIVNIASVAGLVGNANLAAYNATKFGLRGFSEALMKEVRNDGIKVTSVCPGSVATHFGDVAGSGGSANPMMPEDVASTVIHVLEAPDNYLISEVVMRPLRPSGK encoded by the coding sequence ATGAATCTGAACGACAAAGTAGCGATCGTGACCGGCGCCAGCAGCGGCCTCGGCGATCATTTCTCCCGCGCCCTCATCGAGCGGGGCGCCATCGTCTACGGTCTGGCCCGATCCGAGGACAAACTGAAGCGGTTGCATGACGCCCTGGGCGACCGGTTTCACCCCATCGTGTGCGATGTCCGGGAAGAAGACCAGGTGCAAACGGCCGTCGGCCACGTGATCGAGGAGGAGGGGCGTGTGGATGTGCTCGTCAACAACGCCGGCCTGGGGCAGTTCGGCCCGGTGGCGTCGCAGACCCTCTCGCAGTGGGATCTCCAGATGGAGACCAACCTCCGCGGCGTTTTCCTGTGCACGCGCGCGGTGCTGCCGGCGATGAAGAAGCAGAACGAGGCGTCCGGTTTCGGCGGCCACATCGTCAACATCGCGTCGGTCGCCGGCCTCGTCGGCAACGCCAACCTGGCCGCCTACAACGCCACGAAGTTCGGTCTGCGCGGGTTTAGCGAGGCCCTCATGAAGGAAGTCCGCAACGACGGCATCAAGGTGACGAGCGTGTGCCCCGGTTCGGTGGCGACCCATTTCGGCGACGTCGCCGGCTCGGGCGGATCCGCCAACCCGATGATGCCCGAAGACGTGGCCTCGACGGTCATCCACGTGCTGGAGGCTCCGGACAACTACCTCATCAGCGAGGTGGTCATGCGGCCGCTGCGCCCTTCGGGGAAATGA
- a CDS encoding transferrin receptor-like dimerization domain-containing protein, whose product MRLTRIVLLALTLGFASHADAPLLGFKPENVAGQRALEAQFESHLDAGNLDSWMKTITSRPHHVGSPGAKANADFVAAKFKEWGYDTELEVFNVLFPTPKERRVELILNGKVAYRARLDEPALKQDATSAIRKDLLPPYNAYSADGDVTAELVYVNYGTPEDYDDLERLGISVEGKIVIARYGRSWRGIKPKLAYEHGAIGCIIYSDPREDGYFQGEVYPEGAYRPEFGAQRGSVADMPLFPGDPLTPGVGAKEDTDRLSLEEAPTLMKIPVLPISYQDAQPLLEALGGPVPPAGWRGGLPFTYHIGPGPATVRIKLAFNWDIVPAYNVIARMPGSTYPDQWIIRGNHRDAWVFGAADPTSGTVAMMEEARAIGELAKTGWRPKRTLVYASWDAEEPGLIGSTEWAEYHADELKQKAVVYINSDGNGRGFLGMGGSHTLEKFINEVGRDITDPETDVTADARLRARMRASGNDDEARRADLRISPLGSGSDWTPFLQHLGIASLNLGYGGEGGGGSYHSTYDSYDHYTRFGDPGFTYGVALANTAGRTTLRLANADALPFAYANFADIVKVYLAEVQKLADTMRSDTEKLNTRVADGVYTLAADPTERYVPPAAKAPVPHLNFAPLENAIDRLEKQATAFDKALQGGIRDNTLSTERIEALNRVMMKTEQAMTAASGLPKRPWFTHQIYAPGFYTGYGVKTLPGVREAIEQREWAEATEQIERVAGVLNDVATMLENAM is encoded by the coding sequence ATGCGTCTGACTCGTATCGTACTGCTCGCCCTCACCCTGGGCTTCGCGTCCCACGCCGACGCCCCGCTGCTCGGCTTCAAACCTGAAAACGTCGCCGGCCAGCGCGCGCTGGAAGCGCAATTCGAAAGCCACCTCGACGCCGGCAACCTCGACAGCTGGATGAAGACCATCACCTCGCGGCCCCATCATGTCGGTTCGCCGGGGGCGAAGGCCAATGCCGACTTCGTCGCCGCGAAATTCAAGGAATGGGGATACGACACCGAGCTGGAGGTCTTCAACGTGCTCTTCCCCACCCCGAAAGAGCGCCGCGTCGAGTTGATCCTCAATGGCAAGGTTGCCTACCGGGCCCGCCTCGATGAGCCAGCCCTCAAGCAGGACGCCACCTCCGCCATCCGCAAGGACCTGCTCCCCCCGTACAACGCCTATTCGGCCGACGGCGACGTGACGGCCGAACTGGTGTACGTGAACTACGGCACACCCGAAGACTACGACGATCTCGAACGCCTGGGCATCAGCGTCGAGGGTAAAATCGTAATCGCGCGCTACGGGAGGTCGTGGCGGGGCATCAAACCCAAGCTGGCCTATGAACACGGCGCCATCGGATGCATCATCTATTCCGATCCCCGGGAAGACGGCTACTTCCAGGGCGAGGTGTACCCCGAAGGCGCCTATCGGCCCGAGTTCGGCGCGCAGCGCGGCTCCGTGGCCGACATGCCGCTCTTCCCCGGCGACCCGCTGACGCCGGGCGTTGGGGCCAAGGAAGATACGGACCGCCTCTCCCTCGAGGAAGCGCCCACCCTCATGAAGATCCCCGTGCTCCCGATCTCCTACCAGGACGCGCAGCCGCTCCTCGAGGCGCTGGGCGGCCCGGTGCCGCCCGCCGGCTGGCGCGGCGGGCTGCCGTTTACCTACCACATCGGCCCCGGGCCGGCGACGGTGCGCATCAAGCTCGCCTTCAACTGGGATATCGTGCCGGCCTACAACGTCATCGCCCGCATGCCGGGCAGCACGTATCCCGACCAGTGGATCATCCGCGGCAACCACCGCGACGCGTGGGTGTTCGGCGCCGCGGACCCGACCAGCGGCACCGTCGCCATGATGGAGGAGGCCCGCGCCATCGGTGAACTCGCGAAGACGGGATGGCGGCCGAAACGGACCCTCGTCTATGCCAGCTGGGATGCCGAAGAGCCCGGCCTCATCGGCTCCACTGAGTGGGCCGAATACCACGCCGACGAGCTGAAGCAAAAAGCCGTGGTCTACATCAACTCGGACGGGAACGGCCGCGGCTTCCTCGGCATGGGCGGCTCGCACACCCTGGAAAAATTCATCAACGAAGTCGGCCGCGACATCACCGATCCCGAAACCGACGTGACGGCCGATGCCCGCCTGCGCGCCCGGATGCGCGCCAGCGGCAACGACGACGAGGCCCGCCGCGCCGACCTCCGGATCTCGCCGCTCGGCTCGGGTTCGGACTGGACCCCGTTCCTCCAGCATCTCGGCATCGCCTCGCTGAACCTCGGCTATGGCGGTGAGGGCGGCGGCGGCTCGTACCACTCGACCTACGACTCGTACGACCACTACACCCGCTTCGGCGACCCCGGCTTCACGTATGGCGTGGCCCTCGCCAACACCGCCGGCCGGACCACGCTCCGCCTCGCCAACGCCGATGCGCTGCCGTTCGCCTACGCCAATTTCGCCGACATCGTGAAGGTCTACCTCGCGGAAGTCCAGAAACTCGCCGACACCATGCGGTCGGACACCGAAAAGCTCAACACGCGTGTCGCCGACGGCGTCTACACCCTCGCCGCCGACCCGACCGAGCGGTACGTCCCGCCGGCCGCCAAGGCCCCGGTGCCCCACCTGAACTTCGCTCCGCTCGAAAATGCCATCGATCGCCTGGAGAAGCAGGCGACGGCCTTCGACAAGGCGCTGCAGGGCGGCATCCGGGACAATACGCTGTCCACCGAGCGCATCGAGGCGCTCAACCGGGTCATGATGAAAACCGAACAGGCCATGACCGCGGCGTCAGGGCTGCCCAAACGCCCCTGGTTCACCCACCAGATCTACGCGCCGGGCTTCTACACCGGCTACGGCGTCAAAACGCTCCCGGGCGTCCGCGAAGCCATCGAACAACGCGAATGGGCCGAGGCCACCGAGCAGATCGAACGCGTGGCCGGCGTGCTGAACGACGTGGCGACGATGCTGGAGAACGCGATGTGA
- a CDS encoding RNA methyltransferase, which produces MSEREKRTSAASGSTSRVEALPPAVVIERLSPFLTEPRKERIEHVLAGRTHTVATVVEGLINQGNISAVMRSAEALGFHRFHVIEAQGHFKRSSRTSQGADKWLDITRWETPDACVESLREAGYRIAVTHLSPDAVPIDTLDFTRKTALVLGNEQHGVSERMRELADTCCMIPMLGFTQSFNISVAAAVSLYHAFQDRVRRQGRQGDLTEAERDALRARYYALSVKNADALLAGSD; this is translated from the coding sequence ATGTCAGAACGCGAGAAACGAACGTCAGCGGCTTCCGGATCCACGTCCCGCGTGGAGGCGTTGCCGCCGGCGGTGGTGATCGAGCGCCTTTCGCCCTTCCTCACCGAGCCACGCAAGGAGCGCATCGAGCACGTCCTCGCCGGCCGGACGCATACCGTGGCCACCGTCGTCGAAGGCCTCATCAACCAGGGCAACATCAGTGCCGTGATGCGGAGTGCCGAAGCGCTGGGCTTTCATCGGTTTCATGTCATCGAGGCCCAGGGACACTTCAAACGATCTTCAAGGACGAGCCAGGGGGCGGATAAATGGCTGGATATAACCCGGTGGGAGACCCCCGACGCCTGCGTCGAGAGCCTTCGCGAGGCCGGCTACCGGATCGCGGTGACCCATCTCTCCCCGGACGCGGTCCCGATCGACACCCTCGACTTCACCCGCAAGACGGCGCTCGTGCTGGGCAACGAACAGCACGGCGTCAGTGAACGAATGCGCGAACTGGCCGATACGTGCTGTATGATCCCCATGCTGGGCTTCACGCAGAGCTTCAACATCTCGGTCGCCGCCGCCGTGTCGCTCTATCATGCGTTCCAGGATCGCGTGCGGCGGCAGGGCCGGCAGGGCGACCTGACCGAGGCCGAGCGCGACGCCCTCAGGGCGCGCTACTATGCGCTGAGCGTCAAAAACGCCGATGCGCTGCTCGCCGGCAGCGATTGA
- a CDS encoding SRPBCC family protein: MRIHRLQTLQRLPISIEEAWDFFSSPKNLRQITPHWLDFRMTNEAPEEMRPGTILSYTIRPVPLINVQWVTEITHIKKPNFFVDEQRFGPFKMWHHEHYFRPHMGGVEVEDIVQYGLYLGPIGTLAHDLYVRRRLHEIFTFRAQVLEQRFGRFESEAKYENRKQQRPAGPSKPQGPITLKDIYGE, encoded by the coding sequence ATGCGCATACACCGGTTACAGACACTCCAGCGCCTGCCTATCTCGATCGAGGAGGCCTGGGATTTTTTCTCGTCGCCGAAGAACCTGCGCCAGATCACGCCGCACTGGTTGGACTTCCGCATGACCAACGAGGCGCCGGAAGAGATGCGCCCCGGCACCATCCTGAGTTACACGATCCGCCCCGTCCCGCTCATCAACGTGCAGTGGGTGACCGAAATCACCCACATCAAAAAACCGAACTTTTTTGTCGACGAACAGCGGTTTGGGCCATTTAAAATGTGGCATCACGAACACTACTTTCGACCCCACATGGGCGGCGTCGAGGTAGAGGACATCGTGCAGTACGGACTTTACCTCGGCCCGATCGGTACGCTCGCGCACGACCTCTACGTTCGGAGGCGCCTGCACGAGATTTTTACGTTCCGCGCGCAGGTGCTCGAACAGCGATTCGGCCGCTTCGAATCCGAAGCCAAATACGAGAACAGAAAGCAGCAGCGACCCGCCGGACCCAGCAAGCCGCAAGGACCGATCACGCTCAAGGATATCTACGGGGAGTAA
- a CDS encoding aspartate aminotransferase family protein produces the protein MSQDPLVSHFGRHVAWTSDHPIGLTVVSAEGPYLHLSDGRRIIDLISGIAVSSLGHRHPDVTAAIHAQVDRYLHVMVYGEFIQEPQVRFARRLAEQLPPQLQVVYFTMTGTEANEGALKLAKKATGRTRLFAFDRSYHGDTHGSLSVTGRNIYRDPFLPLLPNVTFLPFNEVEALRAIDTTTACVIVEPIQGEGGIRVPSLAWMQALRRRCTETGALLIFDEIQTGFGRTGALFAFEHFGVVPDILTVAKAMGGGMPLGAFISSSAVMGVLRNDPPLSHVTTFGGHPVSCAAAAAALDVLLAHDLPARARALEERIRERLVHPLIREVRGRGAMLGMELVNAATTEQVVRTCLEAGVLLGWTLHADALVRIAPPLTIPTDVLDRALGVILGALDQAASPL, from the coding sequence ATGTCCCAGGACCCCCTCGTTTCACATTTCGGCCGGCATGTCGCCTGGACCAGCGATCATCCGATCGGCCTGACCGTCGTCTCCGCCGAAGGCCCCTATCTGCACCTGTCGGACGGCCGGCGCATCATCGATCTGATCAGCGGCATCGCCGTCTCGTCGCTCGGCCACCGCCATCCCGACGTCACCGCCGCCATCCACGCGCAGGTCGACCGCTACCTGCACGTCATGGTGTATGGCGAATTCATCCAGGAGCCCCAGGTGCGGTTCGCGCGCCGGCTGGCGGAACAGCTCCCGCCGCAACTGCAGGTCGTGTATTTCACGATGACGGGGACCGAAGCGAACGAAGGCGCCCTCAAGCTCGCCAAAAAAGCCACCGGCCGCACGCGCCTCTTCGCCTTCGACCGGTCGTACCACGGCGACACCCATGGCTCGCTCTCCGTCACCGGGCGCAACATCTACCGGGACCCGTTTCTTCCGCTGCTGCCGAACGTGACGTTCCTGCCTTTCAACGAGGTCGAGGCGCTCCGCGCCATCGACACGACCACGGCGTGCGTGATTGTCGAGCCCATCCAGGGCGAAGGCGGCATCCGCGTGCCGTCCCTCGCCTGGATGCAGGCGCTGCGCCGCCGCTGCACCGAGACGGGCGCGTTGCTCATCTTCGACGAGATCCAGACCGGTTTCGGCCGCACGGGCGCCCTCTTCGCCTTTGAACACTTCGGCGTCGTGCCGGATATCCTGACGGTGGCGAAAGCGATGGGCGGCGGGATGCCGCTGGGCGCTTTCATCTCCAGTTCCGCCGTGATGGGCGTCCTGCGTAACGATCCTCCGCTGAGCCACGTTACTACGTTTGGCGGGCACCCCGTGTCGTGCGCGGCCGCCGCCGCGGCGCTCGATGTCCTGCTCGCCCACGACCTGCCGGCCCGCGCCCGCGCGCTCGAAGAGCGGATTCGGGAACGACTTGTCCATCCACTCATTCGAGAGGTGCGCGGACGGGGCGCGATGCTGGGCATGGAACTCGTGAACGCCGCCACGACCGAACAGGTCGTGCGGACCTGCCTCGAGGCCGGCGTCCTCCTCGGATGGACGCTGCACGCCGACGCCCTCGTCCGCATCGCGCCTCCGCTGACGATCCCGACGGACGTGCTCGACCGCGCGCTCGGCGTCATCCTCGGGGCGCTCGATCAGGCCGCATCACCGCTGTAA
- the lptE gene encoding LPS assembly lipoprotein LptE — MTFLSRLLLFTVTITLAAGCVSTQKRFERAIDLEERGQYADAASYYIQVLRKEPDREEARQGLERVGAIAIDNHYDEARTLEAQGAFERAMGSLDAMRSLYESARDVRVQLNMPPDYDQYRANLSTAAIRALIQSGQRAEDAGDWEEALKIYENVEKRYDLPIQQQEEVLLAKARVHVRWGEQEMSREYYRVAYDHGTAVVSMLGPNHPRAQQGIDLQQEALRLGTRDIAFLPLYPSEQAEETAPAGIVSALNDMLIFDFWEEPPMFLHLSDPVELRRELRRLRYDTQVVSRSEAAEIGRALESDMVVVGEIVRLQYEESRVKERAKEASTRGPAPIDTTYIEKSFTYRLVAEVSYSIIDTDSRRELTSGTVTADVTKGMTRGVYAGDYRDLDLSRSERQLFDEEELTQTERDMEDDLLDKLAPRIADRIFEGLLKQIK, encoded by the coding sequence ATGACGTTCTTATCCCGACTCCTCCTGTTCACCGTCACCATCACCCTGGCGGCCGGCTGCGTCAGTACGCAGAAGCGGTTCGAGCGCGCGATCGACCTGGAAGAACGCGGCCAGTACGCCGACGCCGCCAGCTATTACATCCAGGTCCTCCGCAAGGAACCGGATCGCGAGGAAGCCCGGCAGGGCCTCGAGCGCGTGGGCGCCATCGCGATCGACAACCACTACGACGAGGCGCGGACGCTCGAAGCCCAGGGAGCGTTCGAGCGCGCCATGGGGTCGCTCGACGCCATGCGGTCACTCTACGAAAGCGCGCGCGACGTCCGCGTCCAGCTCAACATGCCGCCGGATTACGACCAGTACCGCGCCAACCTGAGCACGGCCGCGATCCGGGCGTTGATCCAGAGCGGACAGCGCGCCGAGGATGCCGGCGACTGGGAAGAAGCCCTGAAGATCTACGAAAACGTCGAAAAACGGTACGATCTCCCGATCCAGCAGCAGGAAGAAGTGCTGCTCGCAAAAGCCCGCGTGCATGTGCGGTGGGGCGAGCAGGAAATGAGCCGGGAATACTACCGGGTCGCCTACGACCACGGCACCGCGGTCGTGTCCATGCTCGGCCCGAATCACCCGCGCGCGCAGCAAGGCATCGACCTCCAGCAGGAAGCCCTCCGGCTCGGCACCCGAGACATTGCGTTCCTGCCCCTTTACCCCTCCGAACAGGCCGAAGAGACGGCGCCCGCCGGCATCGTGAGCGCGCTGAACGACATGCTCATCTTCGATTTCTGGGAAGAGCCTCCGATGTTCCTGCATCTCTCGGATCCGGTGGAGCTGCGCCGCGAGCTGCGCCGGCTGCGCTACGACACCCAGGTCGTCTCCCGCTCGGAAGCGGCTGAAATCGGCCGGGCTCTGGAATCCGACATGGTCGTCGTCGGCGAGATCGTGCGGCTCCAGTACGAGGAGTCGCGCGTGAAGGAACGGGCGAAAGAAGCCAGCACGCGCGGGCCGGCGCCGATCGATACGACGTACATCGAGAAGAGCTTTACCTACCGCCTCGTCGCGGAAGTATCCTACAGCATCATCGACACGGACTCGCGGCGCGAACTCACCTCGGGCACCGTCACCGCCGACGTCACCAAAGGCATGACGCGCGGCGTCTATGCCGGCGACTACCGCGACCTCGACCTGTCCCGCAGCGAACGCCAGCTGTTCGATGAAGAAGAACTGACCCAGACCGAACGCGACATGGAAGACGATTTGCTCGACAAACTCGCACCCCGCATCGCCGATCGTATATTCGAAGGATTGCTCAAGCAGATCAAATAG